The Candidatus Methylacidiphilales bacterium genomic interval GATACCCGGCGTGGTGGTGGCCAGTGCGTTGGTGGTTTCGGCCTGGGGATGGTTTTTGTACCAGGGCGTGATGGACCCCTTGGGGGGCATCAATAGCCTGTGGCCGCTGTTTGGGATTGCGAACCAGTTGTTGGGAACGATTGCGCTTTGTTTGGCGACGACAGTACTGATCAAGATGTACCGCTGGAAGTACGCCTGGGTGACGGGTTTGCCCTTGGCGTGGATGATCAGCGTGACGTTCTCGGCGGGGTGGATCAAAATTTTCGCCGAGAATCCGCGTTTGGGATTTTTGGCGCGCGCGGAATTTTTGGAGGGCCAACTGGCGGCAAATCCGGCGAACGCGGTGCAATTGAAGCAGCTGATCTTCAATGAGCGCATGGACGCAGCAGTTTGCGGGCTGTTCCTGGTGTTGACGGCGATCATCCTGGTGGAATCGGGCCGGGCTTGGTGGGGCGTGTTGAGTGGTGCGCGGGAGAACAAGAGCACCGAAACGCCGTTCGTAATGTCGCAATTGCGGCCGGAAGAGGTATAGGCCATGACCAGCGCCGTATTGTTTGCCCTGCTGGTGCAGGCACAGGCGGGAGAGCGCCCCATGGCGATGCCCACGCTACGGGAGCAGGCGGCGGTGCAGCAGGAATGGGTGAAAGCCCGCCTGGAGCGCAACCTGGCGCCGTTGATGCGCAAATACGGGGTGGATATGTGGCTGGTGGTGAGCCGCGAATACAACGAAGACCCGGTGTTCTATTCCATGGTTTCGCCCACCATGTTCGCGGCGCGGCGGCGCACGATTTATGTTTTTCATGATCGTGGGCCGGAGCAAGGGGTAGAGCGGCTGGCCTTGGGCGGAGGTTCGCAAGGCGGAATTTATGAGGTGTACCGGGATCCGGATAGCGGCATTGAACTGTACGGAGACTCTCAGTGGACGCTGCTGCGGAAACTGGTGGACCAGCGCAAGCCGAAGCGCATTGCCGTGAACATTAGCCACACCCACGCGTTTTCCGACGGGCTAAGCGCCGGCGAGCGCGAGCAACTCGAAGAGGCGCTGGGCGAGGAGAACCGGGCGAAGATGGTGCGGAGCGAAGGATTGGCGCTGGATTTTGTGGCCTTGCGCCTGCCGGAAATGATGCCGCAATACCGGAGGATGCAGGAGTATGTGCACTGGATTATCAGCCGGGCTTTTTCGCGCGAAGTGATTACACCGGGCAAGACGACGGACCAGGACGTGATCTGGTGGTTGCGGCAGGAAAACTTGCGGCTCGGCTTTGGCAACTGGTTTCAACCCTCGTTGCGCGTGCAGCGCAAGCGGGGCAAGGCGCTGCAGATTTTGAGCGAGGACGCGCCGACAGTGATTGAGCGGGGTGATGTGCTGTGGGTGGACTATGGCCTAACGGCGATGCGTTTGGCTACGGACACCCAGCATGTGGGCTACGTTTTGCGGGAGGGGGAAAAACAGCCACCGCCCGGAATTCTGGCCGCCTTGGCGAATGCCAAGAAGATGCAGGACATCGTGTTGGCGAAGATGCGCCCGGGCCGGACGGGCAACGAAGTATTGGCCGAAGCCTTGGCGGAGATTCGCGCCTTGGGAATTAAGGGTACGGTTTATACGCATCCGATCGGGGACCACGGACATGGTGCGGGCCCGTTGATTGGGTTGTGGGACCGGCAGCAGGGAGTGCCGGGGCGAGGCGATGTGAAACTGGAGCCCCAAACTTGGTTTTCGATTGAGCTTTCGTGCCGGACCCCGATACCCGAATGGGACGGACAGGA includes:
- a CDS encoding M24 family metallopeptidase; this encodes MTSAVLFALLVQAQAGERPMAMPTLREQAAVQQEWVKARLERNLAPLMRKYGVDMWLVVSREYNEDPVFYSMVSPTMFAARRRTIYVFHDRGPEQGVERLALGGGSQGGIYEVYRDPDSGIELYGDSQWTLLRKLVDQRKPKRIAVNISHTHAFSDGLSAGEREQLEEALGEENRAKMVRSEGLALDFVALRLPEMMPQYRRMQEYVHWIISRAFSREVITPGKTTDQDVIWWLRQENLRLGFGNWFQPSLRVQRKRGKALQILSEDAPTVIERGDVLWVDYGLTAMRLATDTQHVGYVLREGEKQPPPGILAALANAKKMQDIVLAKMRPGRTGNEVLAEALAEIRALGIKGTVYTHPIGDHGHGAGPLIGLWDRQQGVPGRGDVKLEPQTWFSIELSCRTPIPEWDGQELFVGMEEDAMLGPDGKVSWILRRQEQYHLIR